A window of Desulfatibacillum aliphaticivorans DSM 15576 contains these coding sequences:
- a CDS encoding universal stress protein: MANSILIALDDSENAQKALEYVANNMNPSATVVIITILPKVSTACGMDSPSLTPLFNKNSQVFCTMEDVKRERMKEYVGEAEKRLVAAGFSPDNLKSRVEEQRSGVARDILQEIKEGKYDTVVLGRRGLSGVKEFFSGSVTTKVLQGATGVTVIVVD; encoded by the coding sequence ATGGCAAATTCCATTCTGATAGCCCTGGACGACTCGGAAAACGCACAAAAGGCCCTGGAGTATGTGGCCAATAACATGAACCCCTCGGCAACGGTCGTCATTATAACCATCCTGCCCAAGGTTTCGACCGCTTGCGGCATGGACAGCCCGTCCCTCACTCCCTTATTCAATAAAAACAGCCAGGTTTTTTGCACCATGGAAGACGTCAAAAGGGAACGCATGAAGGAGTACGTGGGAGAGGCGGAAAAACGCCTCGTCGCCGCCGGATTTTCGCCGGACAACCTGAAAAGCCGCGTGGAGGAGCAGCGCTCCGGCGTCGCCCGGGACATCCTCCAGGAAATCAAGGAAGGAAAATACGACACCGTGGTGCTTGGCAGGCGGGGCCTGTCCGGGGTGAAGGAGTTTTTTTCCGGCAGCGTAACCACCAAGGTGCTTCAGGGGGCCACAGGGGTAACGGTCATTGTTGTGGACTGA
- a CDS encoding DUF362 domain-containing protein yields MTQKNDITVKSDMGEISLDNSGAAIGAARVSPEKSYIGSPALLKKVIEEDDQEAWAEIKAKIDYTYENMDKAMSALDQAEGLLQRVQAKIKAGKKLLLKPNLVTVENIEPYSHLLFNGVVANTDWAFLAAVMRWFHDKGGVRYSRMCMGEAASNSTYRAAQYTQVKKTGRAVTPEAAYEGKCDDFYGGWGFYFVRRYLAETLPAGSDENPMLGYEESLSGEFVAPGDVGDRLMIYDLNRLHDDPNRGRAIDLPDGECFKSIVLHKAIVGGDPSDPEDCRKYPGCVLVNVPKLKVHSQAMFTNAIKNLGIGLYPLQANHAGCKKWMYGTPDTDIPVIKSRIPHQVWVPELDPKQMIPVKGEDGVYKVEKTGGLTGTMLDIIRAAAGQDVMMLHIVDGIETVNRDHQGVGLGQALAEGLIMASSDVAAVDLMCARYLFCNMGLKKAVEAGLDDGFGGAFPQIQPVPKLEGKAITTGQALDNPISRDFSIAKAIEWGMGQSDYFITGWDDVSGAPLASYGGRLGYVSDGAFTDIHTKHMYWDIYKMPWDLQKTFFGYLDAVDELEGLSMKKEFLEAFDETGDGVVSYEENGKKGIFGPSLFLGGQFISYRGEKDQKNVFKGFFDLTANPLRGTDPAWSAEGHYFNREFFWGAQAVVAMAMAFIKKDVPDQFYPDMTWGNGAWPSFAQLKNAHIHQITYGWKFPKRIGLFSLWGCAFGYADRYLNNSRFVGEKFGVPNPKAPHLYLDALKNGELEPLDFVLYVPEGFGAGGMVPHVQETSDPAKVFTAEFDGGKIQWPDRPLEE; encoded by the coding sequence ATGACGCAAAAAAACGACATCACGGTAAAATCGGATATGGGGGAAATCTCCCTGGATAACTCGGGCGCGGCAATCGGCGCAGCCAGGGTTTCGCCTGAAAAATCTTATATCGGCTCGCCCGCGCTTTTGAAAAAGGTGATCGAAGAGGACGACCAGGAGGCCTGGGCGGAGATCAAGGCCAAGATCGATTACACCTATGAAAATATGGACAAGGCCATGTCCGCCCTGGATCAGGCCGAGGGCTTGTTGCAGAGAGTGCAGGCGAAAATCAAGGCGGGCAAGAAGCTGCTTTTGAAGCCCAACCTGGTGACAGTGGAAAACATCGAGCCTTATTCCCACCTGCTGTTCAACGGGGTGGTGGCCAATACGGACTGGGCCTTTTTGGCCGCGGTTATGCGCTGGTTCCACGATAAAGGCGGCGTCCGGTACAGCCGGATGTGCATGGGCGAGGCGGCCTCCAACAGCACCTATAGGGCCGCCCAATACACCCAGGTCAAAAAGACCGGCCGGGCCGTGACGCCTGAAGCCGCTTACGAAGGCAAGTGCGATGACTTTTACGGAGGCTGGGGTTTTTATTTTGTAAGGCGCTATTTGGCGGAAACCCTTCCTGCCGGCTCGGACGAAAACCCCATGCTGGGCTATGAGGAAAGTTTGAGCGGCGAGTTTGTCGCTCCCGGAGACGTCGGCGACCGCCTGATGATCTACGACCTCAACAGGCTGCACGACGATCCCAACCGGGGGCGGGCCATCGACCTGCCCGACGGCGAGTGCTTCAAGTCCATTGTACTGCACAAGGCTATTGTGGGCGGCGATCCCTCGGATCCCGAGGACTGCCGCAAGTATCCCGGCTGCGTCCTTGTCAACGTTCCCAAGCTCAAGGTGCATTCCCAGGCAATGTTCACCAACGCCATCAAGAACCTGGGCATTGGGCTTTATCCTTTGCAGGCCAATCACGCCGGTTGCAAAAAATGGATGTACGGCACGCCGGACACGGATATTCCGGTCATCAAAAGCCGCATCCCCCATCAGGTTTGGGTGCCGGAACTGGATCCCAAGCAGATGATTCCGGTGAAGGGCGAGGACGGGGTCTACAAGGTGGAAAAGACCGGCGGCCTAACCGGCACCATGCTGGACATCATCCGGGCCGCGGCCGGCCAGGACGTGATGATGCTGCACATTGTGGACGGCATTGAGACCGTCAACCGGGACCACCAGGGCGTGGGTCTGGGCCAGGCTTTGGCCGAAGGCCTTATCATGGCGAGTTCGGATGTTGCGGCCGTGGACCTGATGTGCGCCCGGTACCTGTTCTGCAACATGGGCCTGAAAAAGGCCGTGGAAGCCGGCCTGGACGACGGATTCGGAGGAGCCTTCCCCCAGATTCAGCCCGTCCCCAAGCTGGAGGGCAAGGCCATCACCACCGGGCAGGCTCTGGACAATCCCATCTCCCGGGATTTTTCCATTGCAAAGGCCATAGAATGGGGCATGGGCCAATCGGACTATTTTATAACGGGCTGGGACGACGTTTCCGGCGCCCCGTTGGCGTCTTACGGCGGCAGGCTGGGATATGTGAGCGACGGCGCTTTTACGGACATCCACACCAAGCACATGTACTGGGACATCTACAAAATGCCCTGGGATCTTCAGAAAACCTTTTTCGGCTACCTGGACGCCGTGGACGAGCTGGAAGGCCTGAGCATGAAAAAGGAGTTCCTGGAAGCCTTTGACGAAACCGGCGACGGAGTTGTCAGCTACGAAGAAAACGGCAAAAAGGGCATTTTCGGCCCCAGCCTTTTCCTGGGCGGACAGTTTATCAGCTACCGGGGCGAAAAGGACCAGAAAAACGTCTTCAAGGGATTTTTCGACCTGACGGCCAATCCCCTGCGCGGGACCGATCCCGCCTGGAGCGCCGAAGGCCACTATTTCAACCGGGAATTCTTCTGGGGCGCCCAGGCCGTGGTGGCCATGGCCATGGCGTTCATAAAAAAGGACGTCCCGGACCAGTTTTATCCGGACATGACCTGGGGGAACGGCGCCTGGCCCAGCTTCGCCCAGCTTAAAAACGCCCATATCCATCAGATCACGTACGGCTGGAAGTTTCCCAAACGCATAGGCTTGTTCAGCCTGTGGGGCTGCGCATTCGGGTACGCGGACCGGTACTTGAACAACAGCCGGTTTGTGGGCGAAAAATTCGGCGTTCCTAATCCCAAGGCGCCCCATTTGTATCTGGACGCCCTGAAAAATGGAGAACTCGAGCCTTTGGATTTTGTGCTTTACGTGCCCGAAGGATTTGGCGCCGGCGGCATGGTTCCCCATGTCCAGGAGACTTCCGACCCGGCCAAGGTTTTCACAGCCGAGTTTGACGGCGGAAAAATCCAGTGGCCGGACAGGCCTTTGGAGGAATAG
- a CDS encoding phosphoribosylanthranilate isomerase — translation MTTVQIYEIQEAEEAREMARLGVNTVGSVLTSRESWKQDSLAEVMAAAREEGLVSSLIPLFTEPELILEVLDFYKPDLAHFCDALTDSQGVPLDLAPMLDLQKKVRSAFPKIKIMRSIPIARPGRGHVVPTLELARALEPMSDIFLTDTWLGGGQDNDPTDPVQGYIGITGLICDWDIAADLVKQSGVPVILAGGISPENAYEGVLRVRPAGVDSCTQTNAVDENGAPIRFKKDPAKVKTLVEETARADRKITG, via the coding sequence ATGACGACCGTCCAGATTTACGAAATACAAGAAGCCGAGGAAGCCCGTGAAATGGCCCGTTTGGGCGTGAATACCGTCGGCTCGGTGCTCACTTCCCGTGAAAGCTGGAAACAGGACTCCTTGGCGGAAGTCATGGCCGCCGCCCGGGAGGAGGGGCTTGTCAGCAGCCTGATTCCTTTGTTTACGGAACCGGAATTGATTTTGGAGGTTCTTGACTTTTATAAACCGGACCTGGCGCATTTTTGCGACGCGCTGACGGACTCCCAAGGCGTTCCTTTGGATTTGGCGCCCATGCTTGACTTGCAAAAAAAAGTGCGAAGCGCTTTTCCCAAAATAAAAATCATGCGTTCCATCCCCATAGCCCGGCCGGGCAGGGGGCATGTGGTCCCCACATTGGAGTTGGCCAGGGCGTTGGAGCCCATGAGCGATATTTTTTTAACGGACACCTGGCTGGGGGGCGGTCAGGATAACGACCCAACGGACCCGGTCCAGGGCTACATAGGAATCACCGGCCTGATATGCGATTGGGATATTGCCGCGGATCTCGTGAAGCAATCGGGCGTTCCGGTCATTCTGGCCGGAGGGATTTCCCCGGAAAACGCCTACGAGGGCGTTTTGCGCGTACGGCCTGCAGGCGTGGATTCCTGCACCCAGACTAACGCCGTGGATGAAAACGGCGCGCCCATCCGTTTTAAAAAAGATCCGGCCAAGGTCAAAACTTTGGTGGAGGAGACAGCCAGGGCGGACCGTAAAATCACAGGTTGA
- a CDS encoding enoyl-CoA hydratase/isomerase family protein yields the protein MDYKYFDVSIEKNIAFCTFNNPPRHTITADGVFEFQRLLADLEAMDELMVFMLTGGNERFFIAHYEVGELASLSEGRQKTKEATQDKPKKLYPFNRLNLALEQSRLITIAAMNGQAHGGGLEIALSCDFRLAGKGKHTYGLPETNVGIIPGAGGTQRLARLLGVAKAMDLILHGKVYSAEEAYDLGVIHRLYEKETFLEEAKAFARKIGSRSPVALSLAKKAIRQGVLEPDFEKALLIEQNGLDAALKSEDAGGAMSAWLKGEKYQWKGR from the coding sequence ATGGACTATAAATACTTTGATGTATCCATAGAAAAGAACATCGCCTTTTGCACCTTCAACAATCCTCCGCGGCATACCATAACGGCGGACGGCGTGTTCGAGTTTCAGCGTTTATTGGCGGATCTGGAAGCCATGGACGAACTCATGGTCTTCATGCTCACGGGCGGGAATGAACGGTTTTTCATCGCCCATTATGAAGTGGGCGAGTTGGCGTCCCTGTCCGAAGGCAGGCAGAAGACAAAAGAAGCGACGCAAGACAAGCCCAAAAAACTCTATCCCTTCAACCGCCTGAACCTGGCCCTGGAGCAAAGCCGCCTTATCACCATTGCAGCCATGAACGGACAGGCGCATGGCGGAGGATTGGAAATCGCCCTGTCCTGCGATTTTCGCCTGGCAGGCAAGGGAAAGCACACATACGGCCTGCCGGAAACCAACGTGGGAATCATCCCCGGCGCAGGAGGAACCCAGCGTCTGGCGCGCTTGCTGGGCGTCGCCAAAGCCATGGACCTGATTCTTCACGGCAAGGTGTATTCCGCGGAGGAGGCCTATGATCTGGGCGTGATTCACCGGCTATATGAAAAAGAAACTTTTTTGGAAGAAGCCAAGGCCTTCGCAAGAAAAATAGGGTCCCGTTCTCCCGTAGCCCTATCCCTGGCAAAAAAGGCCATCCGCCAGGGAGTATTGGAACCGGACTTTGAAAAGGCATTGCTTATTGAGCAAAACGGCCTGGACGCGGCCTTGAAGTCCGAAGACGCAGGCGGCGCCATGAGCGCCTGGCTTAAAGGCGAAAAGTACCAATGGAAGGGGCGGTGA
- a CDS encoding PAS domain-containing protein produces the protein MRIYRSLADNSSDLLYRTNLQGEIIFISQSVTKLSGYTVEEAIGMKMAEEVYLVPEEREKFTALLMEKGHVKNFEARLRRKDGSVWWASTNAHFFKDEKGEVGGVEGITRDVTELKDALDSQKDLIKQLQEALDNVQTLRGLLPICSRCKKIRDDKGYWGLLESYIETHSEAKFSHGLCPECSEELYGDKEWYKKMKGKKTDESS, from the coding sequence GTGAGAATATATCGCTCGCTGGCCGACAACAGCTCTGATCTTTTATACAGGACAAACCTGCAGGGGGAGATCATTTTCATTTCCCAGTCCGTAACCAAATTGTCCGGTTACACCGTGGAAGAAGCAATCGGCATGAAAATGGCCGAGGAAGTCTATCTGGTTCCCGAGGAAAGAGAAAAATTTACGGCCCTTTTGATGGAAAAGGGGCATGTAAAAAACTTCGAGGCCCGTTTACGGCGCAAGGACGGATCCGTCTGGTGGGCCTCCACCAACGCCCATTTCTTTAAGGATGAGAAGGGGGAAGTCGGCGGCGTGGAAGGCATCACCAGGGACGTCACGGAACTGAAAGACGCACTGGACAGCCAAAAAGACCTTATAAAACAACTGCAGGAAGCCCTTGACAACGTTCAAACCCTCCGGGGCCTGCTGCCCATTTGCTCCCGATGCAAAAAAATCCGGGACGACAAAGGATATTGGGGGCTCCTCGAGTCGTATATTGAAACCCACTCCGAGGCGAAATTCAGCCATGGCTTGTGCCCGGAATGCTCGGAAGAGCTATACGGCGACAAAGAATGGTATAAAAAAATGAAGGGCAAGAAAACAGACGAGTCATCCTGA
- a CDS encoding alkyl/aryl-sulfatase, with protein MKKVLLVFVVLLLVCAGGVGLFVKLRSQPAMEKKTIANVQAAGSLKEHTKHFERKVYKVADNIYSAVGFGLANSIMIEGDDGLIIVDTMESLQEAREVLAEFRKISDKPIKAIIYTHNHTDHIFGAQAFAEGGEPEVYAHENLGYYVNRLVSKMKPIIGNRSMRMFGNFLDQEGLENDGIGPFLGIGPDRELGYIPPTQTFRDKMDVEVAGVKMELIYAPGETNDTIYVWLKGPRILMTGDNLYRSFPNLYTIRGTPYRSVKSWYQSVDIIRELKPEIMVPSHGQPIFGAEKVYAIATDYRDAIQYVHDQGIRCVNMGMTPDQIVEQVHLPPHLAASPYLQEYYGKVSWSLRSLFDGNLGWFDGDSATLQPLSQKDNAQLMADLAGGKDKLQKEAQARFDQGQYQAALQLTGYIIALDPQNPDARGLRSQALIKMGEREENANARHYYLTEALEIRDGFVASTGDVKSSPEMVHRFPIEGFFELMAVGLDPVKSADLDQKVSIRFTDVGKDFTIHVRRGVAEIQPRLLDNPDILVKVDSKIWKEMLSGLRNPVTTMAGFDYEKGGTIAFAKFMKMFKTPAPKLAFEPAA; from the coding sequence ATGAAAAAAGTATTGTTAGTATTCGTTGTCCTGTTGCTTGTTTGCGCAGGAGGAGTGGGGCTTTTCGTCAAGCTCCGCAGTCAGCCGGCCATGGAGAAGAAGACAATCGCCAATGTGCAGGCTGCAGGCAGCCTGAAGGAGCACACCAAGCACTTTGAACGCAAGGTGTATAAAGTAGCGGACAATATCTATTCCGCGGTGGGCTTTGGTTTGGCCAATTCCATCATGATCGAGGGCGATGACGGCCTGATCATCGTGGACACCATGGAAAGCCTCCAGGAGGCCCGTGAAGTCCTGGCGGAGTTCCGGAAGATTTCCGATAAGCCGATCAAGGCCATCATCTACACCCACAACCACACTGACCACATTTTCGGCGCCCAGGCCTTTGCGGAGGGCGGCGAGCCGGAGGTCTACGCTCACGAAAACCTGGGCTATTACGTGAATCGTCTTGTCAGCAAGATGAAGCCCATCATCGGTAATCGCAGCATGCGTATGTTCGGCAATTTTTTGGACCAGGAAGGCTTGGAGAACGACGGCATCGGTCCGTTTCTGGGCATCGGCCCGGACCGGGAGCTTGGCTACATCCCGCCCACGCAAACCTTTCGCGATAAAATGGACGTGGAAGTCGCCGGCGTGAAAATGGAGTTGATTTATGCGCCCGGGGAAACCAACGACACCATATACGTCTGGCTGAAAGGACCTCGGATTTTGATGACCGGGGACAACCTGTACCGCTCCTTTCCCAATTTGTATACGATCCGGGGGACGCCTTACCGCAGCGTTAAAAGCTGGTATCAGAGCGTGGACATCATCCGGGAACTCAAGCCCGAAATCATGGTTCCCAGCCATGGCCAGCCGATTTTCGGCGCTGAAAAAGTTTACGCCATCGCCACGGATTACCGGGACGCCATCCAGTACGTTCATGACCAGGGCATCCGGTGCGTGAATATGGGCATGACTCCGGACCAGATTGTGGAGCAGGTCCATTTGCCGCCTCATCTGGCGGCCTCTCCCTATTTGCAGGAGTACTACGGCAAGGTGTCCTGGTCTCTTCGGTCTTTGTTCGACGGAAACCTGGGCTGGTTTGACGGGGATTCGGCCACGCTTCAGCCGTTGTCCCAAAAAGACAACGCCCAGCTTATGGCAGACCTGGCGGGCGGAAAGGACAAGCTCCAAAAAGAAGCCCAGGCAAGGTTCGACCAAGGCCAGTATCAGGCGGCCCTGCAGTTGACCGGATACATCATCGCCCTGGATCCGCAAAATCCGGACGCCAGGGGCCTGCGCTCCCAGGCGCTTATTAAAATGGGAGAGCGGGAGGAAAACGCCAACGCACGCCATTATTACCTGACCGAAGCCCTGGAAATCCGGGACGGCTTTGTGGCCAGCACCGGAGACGTCAAATCCAGCCCGGAAATGGTTCACCGATTTCCCATTGAGGGATTTTTCGAGTTAATGGCTGTGGGCCTGGACCCGGTCAAGAGTGCGGACCTGGATCAGAAGGTTTCCATCAGGTTTACGGACGTGGGCAAGGACTTCACCATTCATGTGCGCCGGGGCGTGGCCGAAATTCAGCCGCGTTTGCTGGATAACCCGGACATCCTTGTGAAGGTGGACTCCAAAATCTGGAAGGAAATGCTGAGCGGCCTGCGCAACCCCGTGACGACCATGGCGGGATTCGACTATGAAAAAGGCGGAACCATCGCCTTCGCCAAGTTCATGAAGATGTTCAAAACGCCTGCACCCAAGCTGGCTTTTGAACCTGCTGCTTAA
- a CDS encoding universal stress protein translates to MNIKNILFPTDFSSTSVSALPWVYSLTEKYGAQVHFFHVVEKLGQSGFGYVPAPTLSSWKDQIFESAEKTFERFCHEQMDQCPNFIKAMKIGNPVEEIIAYANDNDIDLIVIPSRARKGMDRLLMGSVAEKLVRSSSVPVLVVNPD, encoded by the coding sequence ATGAATATCAAGAATATATTGTTCCCCACGGATTTTTCATCCACCTCGGTTTCCGCTTTGCCATGGGTGTATTCCCTGACTGAAAAATACGGGGCGCAGGTGCACTTTTTCCATGTGGTGGAAAAATTGGGGCAATCCGGATTCGGATACGTCCCTGCGCCCACCCTGTCCAGTTGGAAGGATCAGATTTTTGAAAGTGCAGAAAAGACTTTCGAAAGGTTCTGCCATGAGCAAATGGACCAATGCCCGAATTTCATAAAGGCTATGAAAATCGGAAACCCCGTGGAAGAAATCATCGCTTACGCCAATGACAATGACATTGACCTGATCGTCATCCCTTCCCGTGCGCGCAAGGGGATGGATCGCCTTTTGATGGGAAGCGTGGCGGAAAAATTGGTGCGCTCTTCATCGGTTCCTGTGCTGGTCGTCAATCCCGATTAA
- a CDS encoding succinate CoA transferase, whose protein sequence is MTKYGPYPVITAKEAASFIKDGQTIGFSGFGAAGGAKAVPYALADKAESEHRKGRPFAMRVLTGASSGLAIDEVLAQSGAISWRAPYQTGRSLRKQINNQDVEYVDMHLSHVPQAMLFGFLGKMDAAVVEASEVTPDGRVYLTTSIGISPTMLALADKVIIEINTVQSPRLREMADIVILPPPPHRDPIPIAHPMSRIGVPYATVDPKKVAGVVLNSEPDTVSEFSQPNQVSQQIAEHLVEFLVSEMKAGRIPKELLPLQAGVGNVANGVMGVLGTHPDIPPFSMYTEVFQDSQVELMQKGRLLGASATSLNITEDALGVIVDNMDFFAKRLILRPQELSNHPGIIRRLGVIAMNTALEMDIYGNVNSSHVYGMDIMNGIGGSGDFSRNSYLAVFMSPSIAKDGRISSVVPMCPHIDNGEHSVQVVVTEQGLADLRGLGPLHRAKKIIENCAHPMYRDYLFRYIENSRAGHIPHDLNKCFELHRNLMETGSMLPGLSA, encoded by the coding sequence ATGACCAAATACGGACCTTATCCAGTAATAACAGCCAAAGAAGCGGCGAGTTTCATAAAAGACGGACAAACAATCGGCTTCTCCGGATTCGGAGCAGCGGGCGGCGCCAAGGCCGTGCCTTACGCCCTGGCGGATAAAGCGGAAAGCGAGCACCGCAAAGGCCGGCCCTTTGCCATGCGCGTGCTGACCGGCGCATCCAGCGGCCTTGCCATTGACGAGGTGCTGGCCCAATCCGGCGCCATTTCCTGGCGCGCCCCTTACCAGACGGGTAGAAGCCTGAGAAAGCAGATCAACAACCAGGACGTGGAATATGTGGACATGCACCTTTCCCACGTCCCCCAGGCCATGCTGTTCGGATTTCTCGGCAAGATGGACGCGGCGGTTGTGGAGGCCTCGGAAGTCACTCCGGACGGCAGGGTGTACCTGACCACCTCCATCGGCATATCCCCCACCATGCTGGCCTTGGCCGACAAGGTGATTATTGAGATCAATACGGTTCAGTCGCCCCGCCTGCGTGAGATGGCCGACATCGTGATATTGCCTCCGCCGCCCCACAGGGATCCCATTCCCATCGCCCATCCCATGAGCCGGATCGGCGTGCCTTACGCCACGGTGGATCCCAAAAAAGTGGCGGGCGTGGTGTTGAACAGCGAACCGGATACGGTTTCGGAATTCTCCCAACCCAATCAAGTGAGCCAGCAAATCGCCGAGCATCTGGTGGAGTTCCTGGTTTCAGAAATGAAAGCCGGACGCATTCCCAAGGAACTTCTGCCGCTCCAGGCGGGGGTCGGCAACGTGGCCAACGGGGTCATGGGCGTTTTGGGAACTCACCCGGATATACCGCCGTTTTCCATGTATACGGAGGTGTTTCAGGACTCCCAGGTGGAGCTCATGCAAAAAGGAAGGCTGCTCGGGGCCAGCGCTACAAGCCTGAACATCACGGAGGACGCTCTTGGCGTGATCGTGGATAACATGGACTTTTTCGCCAAACGCCTGATCTTGAGGCCCCAGGAACTCTCCAACCATCCGGGAATCATCCGCCGTTTGGGCGTGATCGCCATGAACACGGCCCTGGAAATGGATATTTACGGCAACGTGAATTCCTCCCATGTTTACGGTATGGACATCATGAACGGCATCGGCGGCAGTGGGGATTTTTCCAGAAACTCCTACCTGGCGGTGTTCATGTCGCCTTCCATCGCCAAGGACGGAAGAATTTCCTCAGTGGTGCCCATGTGCCCCCATATTGACAACGGCGAGCATTCCGTTCAGGTGGTGGTTACGGAGCAAGGCCTGGCGGATCTTCGCGGCCTGGGCCCCCTGCACAGGGCGAAAAAAATCATCGAAAACTGCGCCCACCCCATGTATCGGGATTATTTGTTCCGGTACATTGAAAACTCCAGGGCCGGCCATATCCCGCATGATTTGAACAAATGCTTTGAGCTGCACCGCAACCTCATGGAGACCGGCTCCATGCTTCCGGGATTGAGTGCATAA
- a CDS encoding integration host factor subunit alpha: MALTKCDIVEKIYDMGFTKKESVDVVEQLIEIIKDSLQEGDDVLISGFGKFCIKQKDQRRGRNPATGKDLMLRERKVVTFKCSGKLRDLINDSQE; this comes from the coding sequence ATGGCGTTGACCAAATGTGACATCGTGGAAAAGATCTATGATATGGGATTCACCAAAAAGGAATCCGTGGATGTGGTTGAGCAATTGATCGAGATTATCAAGGATTCGCTCCAGGAGGGCGACGACGTGCTGATCTCCGGCTTTGGCAAATTCTGCATCAAACAAAAAGACCAAAGAAGGGGCCGCAACCCGGCGACCGGGAAAGACCTTATGCTGCGTGAACGCAAGGTCGTCACCTTCAAGTGTTCCGGAAAATTGCGCGATCTGATCAACGATTCCCAGGAATAA